One genomic segment of Vagococcus intermedius includes these proteins:
- a CDS encoding CDP-glycerol glycerophosphotransferase family protein: MKVKEYIVQELKKGYMGFVRLASSKAVAQGTSDEIAYLMSFPGNDQGFLKTLNKAFPERKVVIYYTEACRLEAEGLSDVGFVIESLAASVDFFKKVIPRLASSALILCDNYFAFLGELTLPKTTQVIQLWHANGAVKRFGWGDPKTSQRTLEDQQRFQKVYNRFDRIVVSSDRMAQIFKASFHLAEKRMLKIGSPRIDNYFKEDYREKAIAKFQQQFPEARDKKVILYAPTYRDAPLEEPVWWKWLRRLDEETVLIYKRHPHLEAQIATSELTDNPRVMTDMRGLNLQELLISVDCLIGDYTSIPFEYSLANPEGQLVFYCPDIANYHKSVGLQEDFVKWSNEACATNLEELLELINRQESVSLDTINEVWNQYNDGQATERLLSYLKEEALG; this comes from the coding sequence ATGAAAGTTAAAGAGTACATCGTACAAGAATTAAAAAAAGGTTATATGGGGTTTGTGAGACTTGCTTCAAGTAAAGCAGTCGCACAAGGAACGAGTGATGAAATTGCTTATTTGATGAGTTTTCCTGGCAATGATCAAGGTTTCTTAAAAACATTGAACAAGGCTTTTCCAGAGCGAAAGGTAGTTATTTATTATACGGAGGCTTGTCGCTTAGAAGCTGAAGGACTGTCTGATGTTGGTTTTGTCATTGAATCACTTGCAGCATCAGTTGATTTTTTCAAAAAAGTGATCCCTCGTCTGGCTAGTTCAGCCTTGATTCTGTGTGATAATTATTTTGCTTTTTTAGGTGAGTTGACCTTACCTAAGACGACCCAAGTTATTCAACTTTGGCATGCCAATGGGGCTGTCAAACGTTTTGGTTGGGGGGATCCTAAGACAAGTCAGCGAACTTTAGAAGACCAACAACGTTTTCAGAAGGTTTACAACCGTTTTGACCGAATTGTGGTCAGTTCAGATCGGATGGCTCAAATCTTCAAAGCTAGCTTTCACTTAGCTGAAAAGCGCATGTTAAAAATAGGCTCGCCTAGAATCGACAATTATTTTAAGGAAGATTACCGTGAGAAAGCTATTGCAAAGTTTCAACAGCAATTTCCAGAAGCACGTGATAAAAAAGTCATACTATATGCCCCAACTTATCGTGATGCTCCACTTGAGGAGCCGGTCTGGTGGAAATGGTTACGACGTTTAGATGAAGAGACAGTATTAATTTATAAACGTCACCCCCATTTGGAGGCTCAAATTGCGACAAGTGAGTTGACGGACAATCCCCGTGTGATGACAGATATGCGCGGCTTGAATTTACAAGAACTATTAATTTCCGTTGATTGTTTGATAGGAGATTATACCTCAATTCCCTTTGAGTATTCTCTGGCTAATCCAGAAGGACAGTTAGTTTTTTATTGTCCAGATATTGCTAATTATCACAAAAGTGTTGGGTTACAAGAAGACTTTGTCAAGTGGTCCAACGAGGCTTGTGCGACTAACTTGGAAGAATTATTAGAATTAATTAATCGTCAAGAAAGTGTCTCTTTAGACACTATCAATGAGGTTTGGAATCAGTATAATGATGGTCAAGCAACCGAACGTTTGCTGAGTTATTTAAAAGAAGAAGCTTTAGGTTAA
- a CDS encoding WecB/TagA/CpsF family glycosyltransferase produces MKTEYILGIPVDVITLSDIMAELPKRLAGQEKTLYLSINPQIALHASNYPEVMSLIETASHRIPDGIGMVKASQQQCGAIKERVTGIELMYQLLEYADEKSDSLFLYGAKPEVIADTVKVIGNDYPNIKIAGWIDGYTDLSEEEIVESINQVKPTFVFVALGFPRQEQWLARHYQAIEARVFQDVGGSFDVISGHVKRSPNIFIKLHLEWLYRSLSNPKRMYRLLEVPLFMYRSKKWYQKNKKH; encoded by the coding sequence ATGAAAACAGAATATATTTTAGGAATTCCTGTTGATGTCATCACCCTATCAGACATAATGGCAGAACTTCCAAAACGTTTAGCTGGACAAGAGAAGACGCTTTATCTGAGTATTAACCCTCAAATTGCGCTACATGCCTCAAACTACCCCGAGGTAATGTCATTAATCGAAACAGCCAGTCATAGAATCCCAGACGGTATTGGTATGGTCAAAGCCTCGCAACAACAATGTGGGGCAATCAAAGAGCGGGTGACAGGGATTGAGCTGATGTATCAATTACTTGAATATGCTGATGAAAAGAGTGACAGTCTCTTTCTATATGGAGCCAAACCAGAAGTTATTGCTGATACGGTCAAGGTTATTGGAAATGACTATCCTAATATCAAGATAGCCGGTTGGATTGATGGGTATACTGACTTGAGCGAAGAGGAAATTGTAGAGAGTATCAATCAAGTCAAGCCGACCTTCGTATTTGTTGCTTTAGGTTTTCCTAGACAAGAACAATGGCTAGCACGTCACTATCAGGCGATAGAGGCGCGGGTTTTTCAAGATGTGGGAGGAAGTTTTGATGTCATTAGTGGTCATGTCAAACGCTCGCCGAATATTTTTATTAAATTACATCTTGAGTGGTTATATCGCTCATTAAGTAATCCGAAAAGAATGTATCGTTTACTAGAAGTGCCACTATTTATGTACCGCTCTAAAAAATGGTATCAAAAAAATAAAAAACATTAG
- the tagD gene encoding glycerol-3-phosphate cytidylyltransferase, which yields MRKVITYGTFDLLHKGHVNILRRAKEQGDHLTVVLSSDEFNALKGKKAYTSYEDRKFILEAIRYVDQVIPETTWEQKISDVVDNEIDIFVMGHDWEGKFDFLKEYCEVLYLPRTEGISTTKIKEDLKEELKLESK from the coding sequence ATGAGAAAAGTAATAACTTATGGGACCTTTGACTTGCTACATAAAGGTCATGTCAACATTTTGAGACGTGCTAAAGAACAGGGCGATCATCTAACAGTTGTTTTATCATCTGATGAGTTCAATGCGCTAAAAGGTAAGAAAGCTTATACGTCTTATGAAGATCGCAAATTTATTTTAGAAGCGATTCGCTATGTGGACCAAGTGATCCCTGAGACGACGTGGGAACAAAAAATTTCTGACGTGGTGGATAATGAGATTGATATTTTCGTCATGGGTCATGATTGGGAAGGGAAGTTTGACTTCTTAAAAGAATATTGTGAAGTATTGTATCTACCAAGAACAGAAGGCATCTCAACGACGAAAATCAAAGAAGATTTAAAAGAAGAGTTGAAGTTGGAGAGTAAGTAA
- a CDS encoding ABC transporter permease: MNDVKLVLQEQLNNLGIIRRISKYEEKATYQSHYLGLVWQFLNPAIQIGIYYLVFGLGVNQGKQVDGVPFIIWMLIGIIAWFFISSSILGCSNSIYRQVGMVSKMKFPVSILPSVNITSNFVSYRAMMALLIVAMFFGGVTPSLYWLQYFYYFLCMIAFLFAFGILNATITVLVRDYHIMLQSILRLLFYVSGPIWNMKTMAQFQGKDTIVRILELNPIYYIIDGFRDSFLSKAWFWEKGSQTLLFWLIVGFLLIVGSHLHMKFRARFVDFI, translated from the coding sequence ATGAATGATGTAAAGTTAGTGTTACAAGAGCAACTGAATAATCTAGGGATTATTCGTCGTATTTCAAAATATGAAGAAAAAGCAACGTATCAAAGTCATTATTTAGGACTAGTTTGGCAGTTTTTAAATCCAGCTATTCAAATTGGCATTTATTATTTAGTATTTGGTTTAGGTGTCAATCAAGGGAAGCAAGTAGATGGTGTCCCTTTTATTATCTGGATGTTGATTGGGATTATTGCATGGTTCTTTATTAGTAGTTCGATATTAGGCTGTTCAAACAGTATTTATCGACAAGTCGGCATGGTCTCCAAAATGAAATTTCCAGTAAGTATCCTGCCCTCAGTTAATATTACGAGTAATTTTGTTAGTTATCGTGCCATGATGGCACTGTTAATTGTGGCGATGTTCTTCGGTGGTGTCACACCAAGTCTTTATTGGTTACAGTATTTTTATTATTTTCTGTGTATGATCGCCTTCCTTTTTGCTTTTGGGATTTTGAATGCAACGATTACCGTTTTGGTTCGTGATTATCACATTATGTTACAATCAATTTTACGTCTCTTATTTTACGTTTCTGGGCCCATCTGGAATATGAAAACAATGGCACAGTTTCAAGGGAAAGATACTATTGTGCGTATCTTAGAACTCAATCCAATTTATTATATTATTGATGGTTTTAGAGATTCCTTTTTATCAAAGGCATGGTTTTGGGAAAAAGGCTCACAAACCTTGTTGTTTTGGTTGATTGTCGGCTTTTTATTGATCGTCGGCTCCCACTTACATATGAAATTTAGAGCCCGTTTTGTTGATTTTATTTAA